The Kitasatospora paranensis genome has a window encoding:
- a CDS encoding maleylpyruvate isomerase family mycothiol-dependent enzyme, with protein sequence MPLPEEIAYRNDPLTVRAALAGQVEALRSTVHALTAAELDLPTRLDGWTVRELVAHLGIVLDWVPRYLDAPVPEGEPLALVAWVGITRTAAATIKAGVQEYAADAFAGPPAAVAEEFDVAADALLRVLAGPAAAEPGRRIAMRFGPMLLDDYLVTRLVETVVHADDLAAALGTADFPHDGRAVDAVARLLHAAAAEQRPADAAAGADAADGAVQADTLTWIRLATGRLAWADASGLPGWAESRMGEWLPVMG encoded by the coding sequence ATGCCGCTTCCCGAGGAAATCGCCTACCGCAACGACCCGTTGACCGTCCGCGCGGCGCTGGCCGGACAGGTCGAGGCACTGCGTTCGACCGTGCACGCCCTGACTGCCGCGGAGTTGGACCTGCCGACCCGGCTGGACGGCTGGACGGTCCGTGAGTTGGTCGCCCATCTGGGCATCGTGCTGGACTGGGTGCCGCGCTACCTGGACGCGCCCGTGCCGGAGGGCGAGCCGCTCGCCCTGGTGGCGTGGGTCGGCATCACCAGGACGGCCGCGGCGACCATCAAGGCGGGCGTCCAGGAGTACGCCGCGGACGCGTTCGCCGGTCCTCCCGCGGCGGTGGCCGAGGAGTTCGACGTGGCCGCGGACGCGCTGCTGCGGGTGCTGGCCGGGCCCGCGGCCGCGGAGCCCGGCCGCCGGATCGCGATGCGGTTCGGCCCGATGCTGCTCGACGACTACCTGGTGACCCGGCTGGTGGAGACGGTGGTGCACGCCGACGATCTGGCGGCCGCACTCGGCACTGCGGACTTCCCGCACGACGGGCGCGCGGTGGACGCCGTGGCCCGGCTGCTGCACGCCGCGGCGGCCGAGCAGCGGCCGGCGGACGCGGCAGCCGGCGCGGACGCCGCGGACGGCGCCGTCCAAGCGGACACGCTCACCTGGATCCGGCTCGCCACCGGGCGGTTGGCCTGGGCGGACGCGAGCGGCCTGCCCGGGTGGGCGGAGTCCCGGATGGGGGAGTGGCTGCCGGTGATGGGCTGA
- a CDS encoding WD40 repeat domain-containing protein, with translation MRDDAHRIPPLRAGRRPAGRALLGWLADERAPRLCRVAGSPGSGKSHLLRWLAEAGSDPAAPDGRRVRAVLDGERLTFDAALWLLGRQLGHLVRTPDDLLAALADDGGRTVVCVPDLGRAVHPSQLVGQLLRPMVELENVRMVVEAPDGGAAAAAFGDAVAGPAVLDLDLPQWTDRERYADWAAGLGADPSGYPSPGAATGPAERPGHASGRELIGRVPRHPDGTPDLPGAGPALLGALWTAAAREESVDSLLSDPHLLVYADPVAVTAALDGLEGALPRAWATAGPALVGEDDPGVRAAALRTRLLGMDADAVERLAAVPGPWQPVWAMWPDSSFGWPGPVSGLAVGAARYAGQLLLADPSGVIRTVDAASGRPLARVARDEPGPLRGMAVGSDGSVLLLDSRGGTSVVPDHEGAPAAAALGQALDALAEACQGELSVLTVYGPGIPAVADDSGTVCWLRADGVVVEKLHEGPVTALAGTSELLVSGGFDGTVRLWTAAGSGASAAPFDARPAAVGALAAADTVDGPVVAVGWADGLVRIRPASGGDVREVRFGSAVWALALTDGLLVAGTAEGVAAVRY, from the coding sequence ATGAGGGACGACGCGCACCGTATTCCGCCGCTCCGGGCGGGCCGCCGGCCTGCCGGGCGCGCCCTGCTCGGGTGGCTGGCGGACGAGCGCGCACCGCGTCTGTGCCGGGTCGCCGGCTCGCCCGGATCGGGCAAGAGCCACCTGCTGCGCTGGCTCGCCGAGGCCGGCTCCGACCCGGCGGCGCCGGACGGCCGCCGGGTGCGCGCGGTGCTGGACGGCGAGCGGCTCACCTTCGACGCCGCCCTCTGGCTGCTCGGGCGGCAGCTCGGCCACCTCGTCCGTACCCCGGACGACCTGCTCGCGGCGCTGGCCGACGACGGCGGCCGCACCGTGGTCTGCGTGCCGGATCTCGGACGGGCCGTCCACCCCTCCCAGCTGGTCGGGCAACTCCTGCGACCCATGGTCGAGCTGGAGAACGTCCGGATGGTGGTCGAGGCGCCGGACGGCGGCGCCGCGGCGGCCGCCTTCGGCGACGCGGTGGCCGGGCCGGCCGTGCTCGACCTCGACCTGCCGCAGTGGACGGACCGCGAGCGGTACGCCGACTGGGCCGCCGGGCTGGGCGCCGACCCGTCCGGGTACCCCAGCCCGGGCGCGGCGACCGGGCCCGCCGAGAGGCCCGGGCACGCCTCCGGCCGCGAGCTGATCGGCCGGGTGCCCAGACACCCGGACGGCACCCCGGACCTGCCGGGGGCAGGCCCGGCGCTGCTGGGCGCGCTGTGGACGGCCGCAGCCCGCGAGGAGTCGGTGGACAGCCTCCTCAGCGATCCCCACCTGCTGGTGTACGCGGACCCGGTGGCCGTCACCGCCGCCCTGGACGGGCTGGAGGGCGCGCTGCCGCGGGCCTGGGCCACCGCGGGGCCGGCCCTGGTCGGCGAGGACGATCCGGGGGTGCGGGCCGCCGCGCTCCGCACCCGGCTGCTCGGCATGGACGCGGACGCGGTCGAACGCCTCGCCGCCGTGCCCGGCCCGTGGCAGCCGGTCTGGGCGATGTGGCCGGACTCGTCGTTCGGGTGGCCCGGCCCGGTCTCCGGCCTCGCCGTCGGGGCGGCCCGCTACGCGGGACAGCTGCTGCTGGCCGACCCCTCCGGTGTGATCCGCACCGTCGACGCGGCGAGCGGCCGCCCGCTCGCCCGGGTGGCCCGGGACGAGCCCGGTCCGCTGCGCGGCATGGCGGTCGGCTCGGACGGCTCGGTGCTGCTGCTGGACTCCCGCGGCGGCACCTCGGTGGTGCCGGACCACGAAGGGGCACCCGCGGCCGCCGCGCTGGGGCAGGCGCTGGATGCCCTGGCGGAGGCCTGCCAGGGCGAACTGAGCGTGCTGACGGTGTACGGCCCCGGGATTCCGGCGGTGGCCGACGACAGCGGCACCGTGTGCTGGCTGCGGGCCGACGGCGTGGTGGTGGAGAAGCTGCACGAGGGCCCGGTGACCGCCCTGGCCGGCACCTCCGAGCTGCTGGTCAGCGGGGGCTTCGACGGGACGGTCCGGCTGTGGACGGCGGCCGGCTCCGGGGCCTCGGCCGCGCCCTTCGACGCCCGCCCGGCGGCGGTCGGCGCGCTGGCGGCCGCCGACACGGTGGACGGCCCGGTGGTCGCGGTGGGCTGGGCGGACGGCCTGGTGCGGATCCGTCCGGCGTCCGGTGGGGACGTCCGGGAGGTCCGGTTCGGCTCCGCGGTCTGGGCGCTGGCGCTGACCGACGGCCTGCTGGTGGCGGGCACGGCGGAGGGTGTCGCGGCGGTCCGGTACTGA